A window of the Helianthus annuus cultivar XRQ/B chromosome 4, HanXRQr2.0-SUNRISE, whole genome shotgun sequence genome harbors these coding sequences:
- the LOC110938259 gene encoding uncharacterized protein LOC110938259, with translation MEEIQIMTPSPAATPYTTAPSSPHRFPSFFYSAPTSPIHALVGFQQHDDTDFAFNFTGNPQPPSISAADELFHAGIIKPLKPVPDDPSRCNNKNINSFTETFSQTPGDQDYFSQAFTQTLGDQTQNPPKRGRKTITSARTTRDKLSRSSSPFRISDILSDDENNNNNNKNSPNWYSKWNLKNLILFRSVSEGSARRSKDPVNKYSRITTKFDEDVKNSSFRSAESCRSVAGVSRKVSAHEMHYTANRAVAEEMRRKTYLPYKSGLFGCLGFHNNGAAGSVHQISKGITTVVMKQR, from the coding sequence ATGGAGGAGATACAAATCATGACACCCTCACCGGCGGCCACCCCCTACACCACCGCACCTTCTTCCCCTCACCGCTTCCCCAGCTTCTTCTACAGCGCACCCACCAGCCCCATCCACGCACTCGTCGGCTTCCAACAACACGACGACACTGATTTCGCATTCAATTTCACCGGAAACCCACAACCCCCCTCCATCTCCGCCGCCGACGAACTCTTCCACGCCGGTATAATCAAGCCCTTAAAGCCTGTTCCCGATGACCCATCTCGTTgtaacaacaaaaacatcaattCTTTCACTgaaacattttcacaaacacctgGTGATCAAGATTATTTCAGTCAGGCATTTACGCAAACACTTGGTGATCAAACCCAAAACCCGCCCAAACGAGGCCGTAAAACCATCACCAGCGCCAGAACAACCAGAGACAAACTCTCACGATCCTCGTCTCCGTTCAGAATCTCCGATATTTTATCCGACGATgagaacaacaataataataacaaaaattctCCAAATTGGTACAGTAAATGGAATCTGAAGAATCTGATACTGTTTCGGAGTGTGTCAGAGGGGAGTGCGAGAAGAAGCAAAGACCCAGTGAATAAATACTCAAGAATAACAACGAAATTCGATGAAGATGTGAAGAATTCAAGCTTTAGAAGCGCAGAGAGTTGCAGGTCGGTGGCGGGAGTGAGTCGGAAGGTGTCGGCGCATGAAATGCATTACACGGCGAACAGGGCGGTGGCGGAGGAGATGCGGCGGAAGACTTACTTGCCGTACAAGTCAGGGTTGTTTGGTTGCTTGGGGTTCCATAACAATGGTGCTGCTGGTAGTGTTCATCAGATTTCTAAAGGGATTACTACTGTTGTTATGAAACAACGATGA